In the Elusimicrobiota bacterium genome, GGATCATCATCAGAAGCATTTTAAACGGACGAACCGCCTTGACCGCGTGGGGAACGTTCGCGGGAAGAAGAATTATTTCTCCAGTTTTCACAGAAAGAGGCTTCCGGGAAATCGAAATTTCCGCGTCTCCATCAACGACATAAATCAGCGCGTTGAAGGGAGACGTGTGTTCGGTCAGTTCTTGCCCCTGGTCAAAAGCAAACAACGTGATGTTCCCTGTTTCCCGATGAATCACCCGGCGGCTCACGATTGAGCCCGACTGATACGCCACCAAACCACTCAACAGTTCCGGCTTCCCAACCAAATCTTCCAACACGCCCGACTCGGATTCGCTCATGACACCCTCCTTTATTGTGAAGCGGAACACCTGTGATGACGCCCCCCCGCCAGGAACATGGACGGCCGGGTTCCCCATTGGTATAATGAAGACTGATTTTCAAGGAGGAACCCATGGTTAAAGTGATCGAAGTTCAAGGCACACCCAATCCGGACGCCGTAAAGTTTATTACCGATGGAAGACTGGTCGAACGGGGCGCGAAATCCTTTGAAAACGCCACAGACGCCACGAACGACGATCTCGGCAAAGCCCTTTTCGCTTCCGGCCCCGTCGCCTCGGTGTTCGTTTTGGACCGTTTCGTCACCGTCACGAAGTTTCCCAACGTCGGATGGACCGAATTAGAACCCAAACTCCGAGCCGCCATCGAACTCCACGGAAAAGCCGTTGAAGTGGTCGCCCCTCCTCCGGTCAACGATCCCACCAACAATGACGAAATGCTTTCCAAAATAGAACAAATTATTGATGAAAACGTTCGTCCCGCGCTCGCGGGCGATGGGGGTGGCCTTGAAGTCTTGGCGTACCAAGATGGGGTCCTCTCGGTTCACTACCAGGGGGCCTGTGGCAGTTGCCCCAGCGCCTCGGCGGGGACTCTCCACGCCATCCAAAACCTTTTGCAACGAATGCTTGACCCAAAAATTCAAGTGGTTTCCGTCTGATCCTCAACCCCATCGACCCGAGCCTCCCGGTTAAGTCGGAACGGGAGGAGCGTATTCCGAGCCGGACCACCGGTTGGGATCGTAGGGCGCTAGTTCTTCAGGCGTAAAGAAGAAGGCAGTTTCCCGTTCCCCCGACGCTGGGGAATCCGAAGCGTGAACAAGGTTCCGACGGTTGTCTGTGCCCCATTGGGCACGAAACGTTCCTAAAGCGGCGTCTTTCGGGTTGGTGGAACCGATCAGCGCGCGAACCCGTGGAATCACGGCGTCCCCTTCCCACGCGGTCACCACCACTGGCCCCGACGTCATAAACTGAAGGAGGCCTGAGTAAAACGGTTTCCCTTTATGTTCCGCGTAAAATTCCCCCATTTTTTCAGCCGAGGGGCGAATCAGGCGGGCCGCCAACAGACGAAACCCCTCCCCTTCCAACCGATCCAAAATCTTCCCGACCACCGACTTGCCCACCCCATCCGGCTTAACGATCACACAGGACAATTCTCTTTTCACCGGGCACTCCTCATTTTTTTGATAATGGCGTCGCCCATCTCTTTCGTCCCCACCGCTGAGGGGTCATCGGGGCGTGGTTTCAAGTCGTAGGTCACATCCTTCCCTTCCGCAATCACAGAAGAAATCGCCGCTTCTAACTTTTCAGAGGCCTCTTTTTCCCCGATGTATTCCAACATCAGGACGGACGAAAGGAGCACCGCGGTCGGGTTCACTTTATTCAACCCTTTATACTTCGGGGCGGACCCATGCACCGCTTCAAAAAGAGCAATGCCTTTCCCCATATTCGCCCCCGGAGCAATCCCCAACCCACCGATGAGCCCCGCGCATAAATCCGAAAGGATATCCCCATACAGGTTGGGCAAAGCGATCACATCGTATAACTCCGGCTTTTGAACCAACTGCATGCACATGTTATCGATCAAGCGTTCCTCATAAACAATTTTTCCCTCATACCGTTTGGCCACTTCCCGGGCCACGTCAAAGAAAAGACCGTCCGTGAACTTCATGATATTCGCCTTTGTAACGGCGGTCACTTTTCGGCGCTTGTTTTTGACCGCGTAATCAAAAGCGTATTCCATGATTCGTTCGGATCCGGTACGGGAAATGGGTTTGATCGAAATCGCGGCGTCTGGAAAAATTTTTCCCTTAGCCCACCCGATAATTTCCAGGGCTTCTTTGGATTGGGCCGCGTATTCCACCCCCGCGTAGAGATCCTCGGTGTTCTCCCGAACCACCACCAGGTCAATGTTCTGAAATCGTGAGCGCACCCCCGCATACGACTTGCACGGCCGCAAACAGGCAAAGAGGTCCAACTCTTTGCGAAGGGCCACGTTGACAGACCGAAACCCCGTTCCAATCGGCGTCGTCAGGGGCCCTTTCAGGGCGATCTTGTTTTTGCGGATGGACGTCAACACGTTTTCCGGCAGGGGCGTCCCGTATTTTTCCACCACATCAGCGCCCGCCTCCACCACGTCCCAGGCGATTTTAACCCCTGTGGCTTCCAAAACCTTTTGAACCGTAGTGGAAATTTCAGGTCCCGTTCCATCCCCCGGGATCAAACTAATAGTGTATGTGGTCATGGGGCTCCTTCCTTCAAAGTTTTATCTATTGTAGCGAATTAGGCGTTCCGCTGGATAAACTCTTGGATTCGACGTTTGGCTATTTCAGCTTCCATCCACTGGGAAACCAGAACGCTGTTTTCGTAAAGAGCCCAGGCAAGAGATTCTTCCCCATCCAGACGAAAATCGTTCGCGTTTTGGGTAAAAACATCCACCCAGCCCGTTGAGGTCCATTGGGTCTTGACCCATTGGAGAACTCCGTTCAGACTGATGACACCCTCCGACCGGAATTTCCGAGCCTCCACCACTTCAAGAAACCCAGGGGCTTGAATGGCCCGAAAGGCGACGTCTTTTCCCGCAGCGTCCGGAAAATCCTTCTGAAGACGAGCCGCAAGGGAATCCGCAAAAGCCATCTCCGACTGCCCTTCATCGTCTCGAAGAACGAGGACAGAAAAAGGCACTGGATTTTCTCGGCTCACCCGTTCCAAAATGTTCTCCAAAAGAGCTCGCACGGCCGGCGAGGTCGAACTGTCCTCGGACAAGTGGACCACCAAAACCGCCGGCGCATCCGCTTTCTTCTGCGCAGCATCAATCCCTTGGGTTCTGGCGGCAAGAGAACCGCCCATCCGACGAACCCCGTGGTAGAAGTGGGTGACGTAAATCCTGAACATATCGTTGACCAACTTCTCCACCGCAGGGTCCCCAGCGGATCCCACGCGAACTCCGGTGGAAGAAAGAAAACTAAGGAGGGTTTTGGCCAGGGGGAAAAAACCATTTAACAGGTGTTTGTTGAAATCGGCTGGGGACAGATTCGCCGGATCCAAAGCCGCCCGTTCTCCTTGTTCAGCGGCCACAAACGTCAACCGATTTAAAACAAGTTTTTCCAAAGAAGTCACTCTCCCTTTCCGGCTCTCATCCCAAGGGAAAAAGTTACGCTTATCCTGAGAAGCCTTCACGAAATCTTCCAACAGAGTTAATCCCGCCACCTTCGCTCTTAAATGGTCCTCACACCTTCCTTCAGCCAATCGCGTGGCCTCCACGGGGGAATACCCACGTTTACGAAATGAAGCGGCCAAGAGATCGGGGTTCTCCAAAAGATCCGTTTGAGGGTCAGCCCCGGAAAGAAGAGGAGACAGTCCCACCTCACTGTTGACATTGGAGCCAAACCACGGTTCCCCTCCTTGCGTGAAGGCCCATTGTTTTTCAGGATCCCCATTCAGGAGATCGCCCGGGTTAATCCCGGTCGGAACCATCAATGGCACCACAGAATCCATGGCTAAAATCAAACGATTATCAATGTCCGCCATCTGGGATCGAAGATTGTATAGCAACAGATCCCGCCTATTCATCAGTTCATCCAAAGGACGAATGGCCCGTCTTTCCGCCAAAGAGGCGTCCATGCCGGTCATCCGAAATCCAATTTCCCTCATCATTCGTCCAAGAACCCGGTCAGGGATAGCCTCCGCCCGAGACAGGGCCGCCATTTGCAAGGACACGATAAAGGAGTTGGGGTCAGCGGTCTGAACCATTTGAAAAAGTGAATAAGTATCGGGGTTCTCAATCAACGCACGAGAATCGGAAACCCGAAACTGAACGGTCACGGGATTTTGACTTGAATTCGAAGACAGGGTTAATACGGATCCGGTGTTGGAAACCGTTAACCCGGTATAGGTCAGGTTCGAGATACCGCCAATCATTCGTTTTACCGAACCATCAATAATTTCTTCCCATGGATTCAGAAACGGGCGCAAATGCTGTTCCGCCAACCGGGAGAGCATGACCGCGCGCAACCCGGGGGCAGCGCCCAGGGCCAAATCCCGGGTCGCGCGATCTTCCCGTAAACGAACATAAAGGGTCCACTCTTTCCCCATTCGCGCCAACCAGGAGAAACCAGGAACAAGGGCCATCCAGCGGAGGGGCGTCATCAGGGCGACCGCCGTGCTCCGGGTGGCACGACCCAAATCGAAGGCCACCCGCGAACCTGTCGTGGCCATGGAGTCCCAAAGACGTGGGCCCCATTGGGACAGGGCCAACCATCCTTCCACCACCCGAACCCCAGCCACCCAATCGCGCACGATTCCCGAAGGACGAACGTCGACCACCAAAGACGGAGCTCGCAACGGTCCCTTCAGCGTGACGGCAACGGAAGCCACGAAATTTTTTGGAGATCCTGAATGTGGAACTCGCAAATCCTGCACATAAAAAGAAAGGTTCACCCGCTGTTGTCCTTCCCCATCCGGACTTAAGGGTTCGGCTTTCTCAAACCGCATCCCCAACCCCAAGGATCTGGCGGCCGTAGCGATTCGTTGAATTTCACGGCTCAACTGTCGAAAAAGAGGCCCCTCCTGGGGTAATCCGCTTTCAAGGACTGTCGCCGCTTGATCTCCCGCCACCGCCGTGACGAAAGCCGTGGCGTCCCGCGTTGCCCTTTGGCTCGCCACGGAGACAGGATCCGTTGCCGTCATGAGCTGGGCATGAAGTCCCGATTGATCCCCTTTGAAAATCCACTCAGCCGGGCCCTCCTGGGAACGAAAGGACCCGAGCGAGGAAGGAAAATCTTTCGTTGAAGAAATCCGTGGCGTGAGGGAAATATAGCCCAACCCTTTCGCCCGGGCGGCCAGGCGAATCCCTTCCGCGTGGTATCCCCCAGCCACCAACACCGCGGGAGCCTCCTCGGTCCAGGGACGAAGCAGGTTTTCAACGAGAGGAATGTTTCGTTTCTCCGCCCATTGATAAAAAGGTTCATGCCTTTCCAAGACAGACATCGGACTGGGCCAAAGCCCCGAGGGGTGCCCGAGAGAGCGATGGAGTGCCGCCATCCGTTGGGGCCACGACACCATAGCCTCTCGGCGGGAAACAAGTTTCTTGTAATCCTCCGAGGTCAAAACAAAACGGTTGAGTTTGTCCAGCAAACGGGCGTCCTCATCCAACCTGGCCAACGCCGCGAGCCGAGGGATCGAAAGATGCAATTCCATTTGCTGATCGAAAACAGCGTCCATTTCTTTCAGTAAATCCGATGGGTTGATTCCCTCCACCTCCGCCGCGTAATCCGCGTAGGCGTTTAACCCTGGGAAGTCCATCAGGTTCAATCCATGGGTGGCGCACATCTTTTTTAATAATTGGTGGAAGTGTGAATAGGGAACCCGACCGACCCGAGACGCCAATCCCACATCCATTAAATCGTCGACCTCACCCCGAGTCATTTCGGGAGCGAGTTGAGCCAAAAGACGTTTTTGGTCTTCCGCAACACGCGAAAGAACAAGGCCACCCTCTAACGATACGGCTTTCAAAAAAAGTCGGAGGTTCGGGCCCAATCGTTCCAATGGAATTCCTTCGGTCAGGTGGCCGGCGTAAAGAGCGAAACTTATTTTTCCCCCATCGTATTCCCCACGAAATCGGTCCAGTTTTCGGGGGATCGGCGGGTAGAACTTTTCTTTCAGATTCGCAATGTTCAACAAAATCTTTTGCATCACCGCGTCATCCCGAGACTGGCCCGAGAAGGTGCTCGTTAACGCCCGGATGTTTGATTCGTAGGGGAGGGGGTCCTCGGTCCCCCACAGGCGAACCGGATTTTCCGTGGTTAAACTGAAAAATTCGGAACCAGAAAGTGTTCCCGCTTTCAAAAAACGGTTGGCGGTCCGGCGAAGAACGGCAGGCGGGGCCAGCGACCTAAAATCGTTGGTTCGAAACGCGCCCGCGGCCCCTTCCAATCCCACCAAAAGCCCGTTCCGGTCTCCCAGGCCTGCGGCCAACTGTTCCAAAACAGCGGCGATGTTCCGCTGGGCTTCCTCCACTTCGTGGAGATCTTGGATATGAATCAGTACCCGTTGTTCCCCGGAAGAAGGGGGGTAAAACTCCCCCACGTCGGCGTAGAGGCCCACCGCCGAGCTCAACCAGGAAGGAAGTGCGTCGTGGGAATGAAGGGCTGAAGGCGGAAGGGAGGACACTTTTTCCATGGAGGGAAAGGCGGCGGCCAGCGGATCCCATCCCGTGGATGTCCTTGAGGCGTAAGGGGGGCCGGATCGGGTGGAACGGATCGCCTGCCGCCGCTCGGACCAAAGATCCCGTGCGGCGCGAAGGCTCGTGCCGTCTGAGACAAACAACGCCGCGGCTAAAAAAACGCGCGCAAACCGGTTACCCCAATAAAGAGGCCTTCTTCGTCTTTTCATACCCTCCCATTATAGCCAGAGGGGACAGAAGAAACGCCTAAGAAATTGTAACGTTATTGTAAACGTCCGGCAGGGTCTCGGCCCGACGTCGAGGTCCAAAAAGACGGGTTAACCCTTGCACCAAGTCCGCCCGGGTCCCTCTATTGTCCAATAGGAAATCGGCCCGGCGACGTTTATCTTTTAAGGACATTTGAGCCGCCATGCGTTGCAGCGCCTGGGCGCGCGTAAAGCGGCCGCGGGCCATAATTCGGGCCAAAGAAATTTTTTTTGGGGCCCAAACTAAAACGGTTCGGTCCACCAATCGATCCATCCCCGTCTCAAACAACAGCGGGACATCCAAAACCAAAAGCCCCCGATCATGGGCAGCGATACGGCGTTTAAGCTCCCGTTCAACCAAGGGATGAAGAAGCCCTTCCCATTTTTTCTTCAAAGCCTTCTTTCGAAAAATTCGGTCGGCCACGCGCGCCCGATCCAAACGGCCGTCCGGACCAAGAACCGAAGGGCCCATCAAGGCTAACGCGGGAGAAAACCCCTCCCCCTCCGGACGCAAAAGTCTGTGGACGATTTGGTCCGCGTCGACCACCGGAATTCCACGCTTTTTGAGAAGCGCCACCACCGTCGATTTTCCCGCGCCCATTCCCCCCGTGAGTCCCACCAGAAGCCGAGGCCAATTCCGATTTCTTTTTGATTTTTTCATTTTTGACACTGCGGACAGAACACCGCTCCCCTTCCGCTCACTTTAGTCCCCCGCAAAATCGTTCGACAACAGGGGCAGGATTTCCCGGCTTTCCCATACACCCGCAACCGTTCCCCCGCTTGACCGCGCTCACCCCGAGCGTCCCGGTAATCCCGAAACGAAACCCCCCGATGGGCCAGCCCCTCCCCTAAGACATCCCGAACATGACCCAGGAGCGCGGGAATTTCCGAGGGATGAACCGCGCTGGCCCGCCGCGTGGGCCGAATTCCCGAACGGAAAAGGGCCTCCGTCACGTAAATCGTGCCCAGACCCGCGATTCGCTTTTGATCCAAGAGCACCGCCTGGATTTTGGCGGACGACCGACGAACCTGGCGTCCCCAAGGCCCCGGATCGATGCCCTCCCCTAAAGGTTCCGGCCCAAGGGCCGCGATGGCGGGATCTTTATGCCAAGTGTCGGCCAACCAGAGTTCCCCAAACCGCCGGGTATCGATAAAATTGAGAACAGGGGCCCCCTCCGTAAAGATCACCCGGGCGCGCGCCCGAGGATCCGGCGGTCCCAAAACCAAACGGCCGGTCATCCGCAAGTGGGCCAACAGGGAGGGCCCCGACCCCAAATCAAAGATAAGATATTTTCCCCGTCGATGAAGGTCCTTCACCGTTCGCCCCACCAACGTCCGGACGAAATCCGCCACCCGCACCCGCCGCCGCGGCCGCCCGCCCGGACCAAACCCTTCCACCACGCGGCGGTCGATCACCTGAACATCCGAAATCATCTTCCCCACAAGAAAAGCAACCAAATCCCGCCGAAT is a window encoding:
- a CDS encoding cupin domain-containing protein, yielding MSESESGVLEDLVGKPELLSGLVAYQSGSIVSRRVIHRETGNITLFAFDQGQELTEHTSPFNALIYVVDGDAEISISRKPLSVKTGEIILLPANVPHAVKAVRPFKMLLMMIRS
- a CDS encoding NifU family protein, which produces MVKVIEVQGTPNPDAVKFITDGRLVERGAKSFENATDATNDDLGKALFASGPVASVFVLDRFVTVTKFPNVGWTELEPKLRAAIELHGKAVEVVAPPPVNDPTNNDEMLSKIEQIIDENVRPALAGDGGGLEVLAYQDGVLSVHYQGACGSCPSASAGTLHAIQNLLQRMLDPKIQVVSV
- the ndk gene encoding nucleoside-diphosphate kinase; this translates as MKRELSCVIVKPDGVGKSVVGKILDRLEGEGFRLLAARLIRPSAEKMGEFYAEHKGKPFYSGLLQFMTSGPVVVTAWEGDAVIPRVRALIGSTNPKDAALGTFRAQWGTDNRRNLVHASDSPASGERETAFFFTPEELAPYDPNRWSGSEYAPPVPT
- a CDS encoding isocitrate/isopropylmalate dehydrogenase family protein, whose amino-acid sequence is MTTYTISLIPGDGTGPEISTTVQKVLEATGVKIAWDVVEAGADVVEKYGTPLPENVLTSIRKNKIALKGPLTTPIGTGFRSVNVALRKELDLFACLRPCKSYAGVRSRFQNIDLVVVRENTEDLYAGVEYAAQSKEALEIIGWAKGKIFPDAAISIKPISRTGSERIMEYAFDYAVKNKRRKVTAVTKANIMKFTDGLFFDVAREVAKRYEGKIVYEERLIDNMCMQLVQKPELYDVIALPNLYGDILSDLCAGLIGGLGIAPGANMGKGIALFEAVHGSAPKYKGLNKVNPTAVLLSSVLMLEYIGEKEASEKLEAAISSVIAEGKDVTYDLKPRPDDPSAVGTKEMGDAIIKKMRSAR
- a CDS encoding dephospho-CoA kinase; this encodes MKKSKRNRNWPRLLVGLTGGMGAGKSTVVALLKKRGIPVVDADQIVHRLLRPEGEGFSPALALMGPSVLGPDGRLDRARVADRIFRKKALKKKWEGLLHPLVERELKRRIAAHDRGLLVLDVPLLFETGMDRLVDRTVLVWAPKKISLARIMARGRFTRAQALQRMAAQMSLKDKRRRADFLLDNRGTRADLVQGLTRLFGPRRRAETLPDVYNNVTIS
- the mutM gene encoding bifunctional DNA-formamidopyrimidine glycosylase/DNA-(apurinic or apyrimidinic site) lyase, translated to MPELPEVETIRRDLVAFLVGKMISDVQVIDRRVVEGFGPGGRPRRRVRVADFVRTLVGRTVKDLHRRGKYLIFDLGSGPSLLAHLRMTGRLVLGPPDPRARARVIFTEGAPVLNFIDTRRFGELWLADTWHKDPAIAALGPEPLGEGIDPGPWGRQVRRSSAKIQAVLLDQKRIAGLGTIYVTEALFRSGIRPTRRASAVHPSEIPALLGHVRDVLGEGLAHRGVSFRDYRDARGERGQAGERLRVYGKAGKSCPCCRTILRGTKVSGRGAVFCPQCQK